From the genome of Drosophila melanogaster chromosome 2L, one region includes:
- the Uvrag gene encoding UV-resistance associated gene, isoform B codes for MNLRPRCRKWLPLATQQLRLRNLNRIQGFNIESWPHEKSLELDDPDDVLLYYTLHTDKASEAFYTSEKLPQRHQQQKWAEICTDDEAWRKTNAQCVCVKVWKHYSAERRDGQPPEVEQRHKDVFGSQLTPSRLPRPPELLFSWGVYFSGLIPLSPLTLSQCGRNCLVFQLNGEQFASPSMISEQALQSQLHLHYQKYAEEEKLEEPQDEGINSPAVSRSSSPVLRMSTMRYAQLKCQRQEIRRSNNLEKLLTLQRLQRLHQQKRRQMAEVCREIARLSVHCVTRNELRLKPRTTSLSGDYSAHQYHSMGRALSVLLAEQQQIAPLTLYNAQQLTRRIEALSSQQRLLKAERETFRQRNERTRQLLKEMREQREAQQWELHSQRHRLEKERLELRTLAPQHLEQRDQKRQIERQVERRMSTLVLELQEIYNIQNVGGRQFSICGIAFPHMEQYTSESRQAANAQLLDNVSPLAVSAALGYVAHLVQMLAIIMDRPLRNRILYEPSKARIVDDIKELTYTTREFPLYTRSILPSQQTKYAIYLLRQNVSQLCFDITGQCDLRNTFGNLLELFSTLRYIERTQRDEVDERDGTAVGAGCGEARLANGLTAPHLSQSHSSVDMNHVPLPTGVNAVKDALLQQLLPPGVSEALAIEGYASTQRICRSVGSYSDGEDEFRPRLEHNYSNSDSNITLQTERS; via the exons ATGAATCTACGGCCGCGATGCCGCAAGTGGCTGCCCCTAGCCACCCAGCAACTTCGACTGCGGAACCTTAACAGAATTCAGGGATTCAATATTGAGTCCTGGCCGCATGAGAAGTCGCTGGAGCTAGATGATCCGGATGATGTGCTCCTCTACTACACACTACACACGGACAAGGCTAGCGAAGCGTTCTACACCAGCGAAAAGCTGCCGCAGCGTCACCAACAGCAAAAGTGGGCGGAGATTTGTACGGACGACGAGGCCTGGCGGAAAACCAATGCGCAGTGTGTCTGTGTCAAGGTGTGGAAGCACTATTCGGCGGAAAGAAGAGATGGCCAACCGCCTGAGGTTGAGCAAAGACATAAGGATGTTTTCGG ATCCCAGTTAACGCCCAGCAGGCTGCCACGCCCTCCTGAACTACTGTTCAGCTGGGGCGTCTACTTCTCCGGCCTTATACCTCTGTCTCCCCTCACATTGTCCCAGTGCGGACGAAATTGCTTGGTCTTTCAATTGAATGGCGAGCAATTTGCCTCCCCGTCGATGATAAGCGAGCAGGCCTTGCAGTCGCAGCTGCATTTGCACTACCAAAAGTATGCGGAGGAAGAGAAACTAGAAGAGCCGCAGGATGAGGGCATAAACTCGCCGGCCGTTAGTCGTAGTTCGAGTCCCGTGCTGCGAATGAGTACGATGCGCTATGCACAGCTGAAGTGCCAACGGCAGGAGATTCGGCGAAGCAACAACCTCGAAAAGCTTCTCACGTTGCAACGTCTGCAACGCTTGCATCAGCAGAAGCGGCGTCAAATGGCCGAGGTTTGCCGAGAAATAGCCCGCCTCAGTGTACACTGTGTGACCAGGAACGAGCTGCGCTTGAAGCCCCGCACGACATCGCTGTCCGGCGACTACTCCGCCCATCAGTACCATTCCATGGGCCGCGCCCTGAGCGTGTTGCTCgccgagcagcagcagatcgCGCCCCTCACGCTTTATAATGCCCAGCAGCTAACTAGAAGGATAGAAGCGCTAAGCAGTCAACAGCGGCTACTTAAAGCGGAGCGGGAAACGTTTCGCCAACGAAACGAGCGCACCCGTCAACTTCTGAAGGAGATGAGAGAACAGCGGGAGGCACAGCAATGGGAGCTCCACAGCCAGCGACATCGACTGGAAAAAGAACGTCTGGAGCTACGAACCCTGGCACCTCAACATCTGGAACAGCGCGATCAAAAAAGACAAATAGAACGGCAG GTGGAGCGCCGAATGTCCACACTGGTGTTGGAGCTACAGGAGATCTATAACATCCAGAATGTGGGCGGTCGGCAATTTAGTATCTGCGGCATCGCCTTCCCCCACATGGAGCAATACACGAGCGAGTCACGTCAGGCGGCAAACGCACAGCTTCTGGATAACGTCTCGCCGCTGGCAGTGAGTGCGGCACTGGGTTATGTTGCCCATTTGGTGCAGATGTTAGCCATCATTATGGATCGACCTCTGAGGAACCGTATTCTGTACGAGCCATCGAAAGCAAGGATAGTGGACGATATCAAAGAGTTGACGTACACAACAAGAGA ATTTCCTCTGTATACACGCTCCATTTTGCCGTCGCAGCAAACAAAGTATGCCATCTACCTTTTGCGCCAGAATGTTTCGCAGCTGTGCTTCGACATCACGGGCCAGTGCGATCTGCGAAACACTTTTGGCAATCTGCTGGAGCTATTCAGCACTCTTCGCTACATCGAACGAACGCAAAGGGATGAGGTCGACGAACGGGATGGAACTGCAGTTGGAGCTGGCTGTGGAGAAGCACGCTTGGCAAATGGGTTGACGGCGCCGCACCTGTCGCAATCGCACTCTTCGGTCGACATGAATCATGTGCCACTGCCGACTGGCGTCAATGCGGTCAAGGATGCACTGCTCCAGCAGCTGTTGCCGCCGGGTGTGAGTGAGGCACTGGCAATCGAAGGCTATGCGTCAACTCAACG CATTTGCCGTTCGGTGGGGTCCTATTCAGATGGCGAGGATGAGTTTCGCCCGCGACTGGAGCATAACTATTCCAATTCGGACTCCAACATAACTCTGCAAACTGAGCGCAGCTGA
- the Drep4 gene encoding DNA fragmentation factor-related protein 4, with amino-acid sequence MISYIRDAIMSPTTRSSSNNKKSSQPTGEVLKDVSSSESRGTAGAPMRGYKVTDNERTRKYGIGANSLEMLIAKAKSKFPLLEPHLYLASDGFEVSDDEYLKSLPAQTLFIVSGPDAVITTDADFEFEKMRQQSPLLKVADIFYDFIEQHPEKFRRMITEYEHQKQRRVLDNSKTHLSLKAEHVEWFTGGEERFHSKEEAMATRAQTRVRGYYYKAKEELTRNPLYRQNAKARQVINSVLEKFRYLLIGCDFFSMMFDRNCKQKHEFLKQHLGDEETDAGRIPSKRLRQVIREYTKENCILDEWSTSLCSDLGDFYCQGSYSENGNSCSKQHTINPYASRENLILFQVWNLDHQIELCRTILPALVANVEELVSHPQTKCSIHKKQVVDISVLEYFLEIFSLKNLKLVHIVCHEKAQRSNRSNGRLLCSDCHEYRIVQELMEVQVDSLAT; translated from the exons ATGATCAGCTACATTAGAGATGCAATCATGTCACCGACAACACGCAGCAGCTCGAATAACAAGAAAAGCAGCCAGCCAACAGGCGAAGTTCTCAAGGATGTGAGCTCATCCGAATCCAGGGGAACAGCAGGTGCTCCAATGCGTGGCTACAAGGTTACTGACAACGAGCGAACGAGGAAATACGGAATCGGAGCCAATTCCCTGGAAATGCTGATAGCCAAGGCAAAAAGCAAGTTCCcg CTTCTCGAGCCACATTTGTATTTGGCTTCTGATGGCTTCGAGGTGTCCGACGATGAGTACTTAAAAAGCCTACCCGCCCAGACGCTGTTCATAGTGTCTGGCCCGGATGCAGTCATTACAACAG ATGCCGATTTTGAGTTTGAGAAGATGCGACAACAATCGCCTTTGCTAAAGGTGGCTGACATTTTCTACGATTTTATCGAACAGCATCCGGAAAAGTTCCGCCGCATGATAACGGAGTATGAACACCAAAAGCAGCGACGCGTCCTGGATAACAGCAAGACCCACCTCAGCTTAAAGGCCGAGCACGTGGAGTGGTTCACGGGCGGCGAGGAGCGCTTCCACTCTAAGGAGGAAGCTATGGCCACACGTGCCCAGACACGTGTGCGAGGCTACTACTATAAGGCCAAGGAGGAGCTGACCCGCAATCCCTTGTACCGCCAAAATGCCAAGGCCCGACAAGTGATAAACTCTGTGCTGGAGAAGTTTCGATACCTGCTCATCGGTTGCGACTTTTTCTCCATGATGTTTGACCGGAATTGCAAGCAAAAGCATGAATTCCTGAAGCAGCACTTGGGCGACGAGGAAACAGACGCTGGCAGGATACCCAGCAAGAGACTGAGGCAGGTGATTAGGGAGTACACCAAGGAAAACTGCATCCTCGACGAATGGTCCACTTCCTTGTGCTCCGACTTGGGTGACTTCTATTGCCAGGGCTCCTATTCGGAGAATGGCAACAGCTGCTCTAAGCAGCACACTATTAATCCGTACGCTTCGCGTGAGAATCTCATTTTGTTTCAGGTCTGGAATCTGGACCACCAAATCGAACTGTGCCGCACAATCCTTCCCGCACTTGTTGCAAATGTGGAAGAACTTGTGAGTCATCCGCAGACCAAGTGTTCAATTCATAAGAAGCAAGTGGTCGATATCTCAGTACTGGAGTACTTTCTAGAAATATTCTCCCTAAAGAATCTCAAACTAGTGCACATTGTCTGTCATGAGAAGGCGCAGCGCTCAAACCGTTCGAATGGTCGCCTACTGTGCTCCGACTGTCATGAGTATCGCATTGTGCAAGAGCTGATGGAAGTCCAGGTGGACAGTCTAGCCACTTAA
- the Uvrag gene encoding UV-resistance associated gene, isoform A, with protein MNLRPRCRKWLPLATQQLRLRNLNRIQGFNIESWPHEKSLELDDPDDVLLYYTLHTDKASEAFYTSEKLPQRHQQQKWAEICTDDEAWRKTNAQCVCVKVWKHYSAERRDGQPPEVEQRHKDVFGRSQLTPSRLPRPPELLFSWGVYFSGLIPLSPLTLSQCGRNCLVFQLNGEQFASPSMISEQALQSQLHLHYQKYAEEEKLEEPQDEGINSPAVSRSSSPVLRMSTMRYAQLKCQRQEIRRSNNLEKLLTLQRLQRLHQQKRRQMAEVCREIARLSVHCVTRNELRLKPRTTSLSGDYSAHQYHSMGRALSVLLAEQQQIAPLTLYNAQQLTRRIEALSSQQRLLKAERETFRQRNERTRQLLKEMREQREAQQWELHSQRHRLEKERLELRTLAPQHLEQRDQKRQIERQVERRMSTLVLELQEIYNIQNVGGRQFSICGIAFPHMEQYTSESRQAANAQLLDNVSPLAVSAALGYVAHLVQMLAIIMDRPLRNRILYEPSKARIVDDIKELTYTTREFPLYTRSILPSQQTKYAIYLLRQNVSQLCFDITGQCDLRNTFGNLLELFSTLRYIERTQRDEVDERDGTAVGAGCGEARLANGLTAPHLSQSHSSVDMNHVPLPTGVNAVKDALLQQLLPPGVSEALAIEGYASTQRICRSVGSYSDGEDEFRPRLEHNYSNSDSNITLQTERS; from the exons ATGAATCTACGGCCGCGATGCCGCAAGTGGCTGCCCCTAGCCACCCAGCAACTTCGACTGCGGAACCTTAACAGAATTCAGGGATTCAATATTGAGTCCTGGCCGCATGAGAAGTCGCTGGAGCTAGATGATCCGGATGATGTGCTCCTCTACTACACACTACACACGGACAAGGCTAGCGAAGCGTTCTACACCAGCGAAAAGCTGCCGCAGCGTCACCAACAGCAAAAGTGGGCGGAGATTTGTACGGACGACGAGGCCTGGCGGAAAACCAATGCGCAGTGTGTCTGTGTCAAGGTGTGGAAGCACTATTCGGCGGAAAGAAGAGATGGCCAACCGCCTGAGGTTGAGCAAAGACATAAGGATGTTTTCGG AAGATCCCAGTTAACGCCCAGCAGGCTGCCACGCCCTCCTGAACTACTGTTCAGCTGGGGCGTCTACTTCTCCGGCCTTATACCTCTGTCTCCCCTCACATTGTCCCAGTGCGGACGAAATTGCTTGGTCTTTCAATTGAATGGCGAGCAATTTGCCTCCCCGTCGATGATAAGCGAGCAGGCCTTGCAGTCGCAGCTGCATTTGCACTACCAAAAGTATGCGGAGGAAGAGAAACTAGAAGAGCCGCAGGATGAGGGCATAAACTCGCCGGCCGTTAGTCGTAGTTCGAGTCCCGTGCTGCGAATGAGTACGATGCGCTATGCACAGCTGAAGTGCCAACGGCAGGAGATTCGGCGAAGCAACAACCTCGAAAAGCTTCTCACGTTGCAACGTCTGCAACGCTTGCATCAGCAGAAGCGGCGTCAAATGGCCGAGGTTTGCCGAGAAATAGCCCGCCTCAGTGTACACTGTGTGACCAGGAACGAGCTGCGCTTGAAGCCCCGCACGACATCGCTGTCCGGCGACTACTCCGCCCATCAGTACCATTCCATGGGCCGCGCCCTGAGCGTGTTGCTCgccgagcagcagcagatcgCGCCCCTCACGCTTTATAATGCCCAGCAGCTAACTAGAAGGATAGAAGCGCTAAGCAGTCAACAGCGGCTACTTAAAGCGGAGCGGGAAACGTTTCGCCAACGAAACGAGCGCACCCGTCAACTTCTGAAGGAGATGAGAGAACAGCGGGAGGCACAGCAATGGGAGCTCCACAGCCAGCGACATCGACTGGAAAAAGAACGTCTGGAGCTACGAACCCTGGCACCTCAACATCTGGAACAGCGCGATCAAAAAAGACAAATAGAACGGCAG GTGGAGCGCCGAATGTCCACACTGGTGTTGGAGCTACAGGAGATCTATAACATCCAGAATGTGGGCGGTCGGCAATTTAGTATCTGCGGCATCGCCTTCCCCCACATGGAGCAATACACGAGCGAGTCACGTCAGGCGGCAAACGCACAGCTTCTGGATAACGTCTCGCCGCTGGCAGTGAGTGCGGCACTGGGTTATGTTGCCCATTTGGTGCAGATGTTAGCCATCATTATGGATCGACCTCTGAGGAACCGTATTCTGTACGAGCCATCGAAAGCAAGGATAGTGGACGATATCAAAGAGTTGACGTACACAACAAGAGA ATTTCCTCTGTATACACGCTCCATTTTGCCGTCGCAGCAAACAAAGTATGCCATCTACCTTTTGCGCCAGAATGTTTCGCAGCTGTGCTTCGACATCACGGGCCAGTGCGATCTGCGAAACACTTTTGGCAATCTGCTGGAGCTATTCAGCACTCTTCGCTACATCGAACGAACGCAAAGGGATGAGGTCGACGAACGGGATGGAACTGCAGTTGGAGCTGGCTGTGGAGAAGCACGCTTGGCAAATGGGTTGACGGCGCCGCACCTGTCGCAATCGCACTCTTCGGTCGACATGAATCATGTGCCACTGCCGACTGGCGTCAATGCGGTCAAGGATGCACTGCTCCAGCAGCTGTTGCCGCCGGGTGTGAGTGAGGCACTGGCAATCGAAGGCTATGCGTCAACTCAACG CATTTGCCGTTCGGTGGGGTCCTATTCAGATGGCGAGGATGAGTTTCGCCCGCGACTGGAGCATAACTATTCCAATTCGGACTCCAACATAACTCTGCAAACTGAGCGCAGCTGA